The window GTGTTTAAAATAAGGATCTTTACTTGCGTCATCACCAGCAATATCATCAACAGGTGTCTTACTGATGCGACTTGAAATATCGGCCATAAAGGACATCAATTCCTCTTTTTCCTCATCGGAAGCCTTACAAAGCAGTTCACGATATATTTCCAGAGCACCTTCAAGGTCCCCCTGTGAAGCCAGAACTTCCGCCATGGTCTTGGTCTTAAGACTGTCCATGACAATTGCACTGGTCAAGGCTTCAGGAGATTCACCATCGGAATCAACAAGAGCAGCGGCTTCGGATATCTCATCTACCAGCAACTCACTCTCTTCAGGGTCCGGACGGGTAAAGTCGCCGGGAGCCTCGTAACCTTCTTTGCAAACAGCAGAATCGGCCTTCTGAGGACGCTCTGCAACAGAGACTCCGGTAAGCTGCTTGATACCTTCAGCCATGACATCAGACCATGACATGGGCGAACCATGGAGCGCGGAAAAAAGAAAGGCCATGGCTCCGGCAATATCATCATTACCTTCAGAAACGGAAGCACCCCACATCTTCCAGAATGAGGGGTATGAAGAAAAAAGTCTGGTCAACGGAGCAACTGCCGCTTTTGCTTCAGAATCCCGGCCGAGCTTGGCAAGGGTTTCCACCAGCAGCAGACGGGCCTCAAGATAGTCGGGATGACGGTCAAGCCCCATCCTGAGAGTGGTTACAGCTTTTTCATGGCTACCCATTTCAACATAAAGGCGGGCCAGAGGGAAAAAAACTTTCGAGCTGGGCTCCAGTGCCAGAACTTCCTGATACCACTCAATCTTGCTTTGCATCTGCACCTGCTCCCTGAGTCTTTACTTTCCCTGATTTGGGGAAAAGATATAACACTTCATTTTCCTTCACGTAATTCATCCTGCTGCGGATGACCTTTTCCTGATACGCCTGATCAGTCTTCAACCGTCTGATTTCCCTGCTGAGTTCAAGTGTCCGGTTATCAGCAGCATCGATCTTCTGCTCAAGCTCCTGAACCTTATCATCCAGCTCTACGTAGCCGAAAAAACCCTGCTCACTAAGCCCAAGCCGTATAAGCAGCACAAGGTTGATAATAACCAGTAAACCCAACAAGACTCTACGTCGCAGCATTAACGAAGCTCCTACTGCAACCGGGTAAACATTTTTCTAGGCGACTCAACCTGACCAAGCGGAACTCTGAGTTCGAGCAAAAAGTTATCAGTGGCCGATTCAATCCGTTCAACTTCGGCTTCGCTCACCCTGATTTTTTCCATTTTACTCATAAACCCTTTAAGCACTTCAAGCTCTTCAATAAACCTGCTGTTCAAGTCAAGCTTTTCAAGCTCTTGCTCCATCTCAAGAATTGTTTCAAGACAATTATTGAGCCTTAGCACAAGGTTTTGTCGGTCATTGACGTTCATTGATAGTCCTGTCTGTGACGTTTTTCTAATAAAATTTTATTATTCGCTAGTTAACCAGACTTTATGCAAATTGTACATATAATTAGCTCCGGAAAACACAGTTAAGAAAAGAGCCGCGTAGAGAATCCACATTCCCAGCTGATGCATATCGATCCCGAAGTAGGGATAATGCAGGAGCAAGGGACCGAGTGCAAAACTCTGAGTAACGGTCTTGAGTTTTCCGAATTTGTCGGCAGCAAGCACCAGCCCCATATCCACGGCAATGGCGCGGAGTCCGGTAACAGCCAGTTCGCGACAGACAATAACCACAGTAATCCAACCGCTTACATACCCCATATGGGTCAGCATGATCAAGGTTGAACAGATGAGCAATTTATCAGCCAGCGGATCAAGAAATTTACCGAGATTGGTAACCTGATTGCTGCGGCGGGCAATGTACCCGTCAAAGAAGTCGGTCAGCGAGGCCAGAAAAAAAACAAAGGCTGCCAGAAACATGGTCAGCTTGCTCGGATAATAAAGCAGAACAACGATTAAAGGTACAGCAAGAATGCGTCCAAGAGTCAGGGAATTGGCAAGATTGAACATAAAGAGTCCCGGGTCGTGAAATTCATTTAGTCAGGGCAGCTGCCCTGAAGCCTGCAAGCCTTTGTGAAATGCAGGGAACCGAAAAAACGGCCCCCCGCATGAACTGCATGATTCTGTGCCGAGGAGGACTGTATGTCAACCCGGCAATCAGTTTACGCCTGAAAAAAGCGTCTTTTCTTAGGTATGAGTGCTGGAAGCAACCTCAAAACTGCTTTCAGCCGCTTCAGCGATCTCGTCAGCAACCTTACGGAAAGCAAGCTTGGCCGGGGAATCTTCTTCAAGAAGAACCACGGGCTTGCCAAGATCAGCAGCGACAACAGTAGTAGGATCAAGGGGAACAGCACCGAGGAAAGGCAAGCCATATTTTTCAGCAAGCTCTTCACCACCGCCCTTTTTGAAAAGGTCGATGTTCTCGTGGCAATGGGGGCAGACAAGTCCGCTCATGTTCTCGACCACGCCCATAATGTTGGCCTTTGCGTATTGCAGGAAGTTAATAGCCTTTCTTACGTCTGCAAGAGAGATTTCCTGCGGAGTGGTAACAACCACGGCAAGGGATTCGGGAATGGTTTTCAGCACGGTCATGGGCTCATCGCCGGTACCCGGAGGGGAGTCGACTACGAGAAAATCAAGTTCGCCCCACTGAACGTCGGAAATAAACTGCCTGATAGCGGAAGTTTTCATGGGACCACGCCAGAGAACGGCCTGATCCGGGTCTTTGAGCAGGGATTCCATGGAAACAACGTGCAGGTTGTCATTTACCTTTTTGGGAACCACGAGATTACCGCGCTCAACATCAAGCTGCCCGGTAATTCCAAGCAGATGGGGAACACTGGGGCCGTGGATGTCAACATCAAGAATACCGACCTTGAAACCTTTATCAGCAAGAGCTGCGGCAATGTTGACCGCCACAGAACTTTTACCGACGCCGCCTTTGCCGCTCATTACAAAAATTTTGTATTTGATCTTCTGCAAAGTTGAAGAAATCAACTCATTTTGCAGAGCCTGAGCAGCACTCGCTTTTTTGTCACCACCCTTCTGGGGAGCAGAAGAACAGGAACTACATGATGAACTCATATCCATGCCTTTGTTGTATATTAAAAATTCAGGGAAGCCTTCTCCCCTGTCAGCTTCAGCTGTCCTTGGCTGAAGATACCCATTCCAAGATAATCACTGCTGCGAATCCGGCAACCATCAGGAGCACGGCACTCGCAAATTCACCGTCATAAGCGGGAGGCAGAACATTGGCCTCGCTCAGGACATGAGTTTTACCCCGTATCACCACCGAATCAAGAACCTCTTTCCAAGGCCAGATTTTACGCATGGCTCCAGCCATGAATCCAGTCAGCAGGCTCACGGTCAATGCATGATGCTTTTCCAGCAGAAAATGCAACACACGGGAAAAAAGAGAGATACCGAGTGCACAGCCGCAAACAAAAGCCAACAGGATGGCTCCATTATCAAGAGTGGTTGGATTGCGGATAGCTCCGGTGATAAATTCATACTTACCCAGAAGCAGCAAAATAAACGCCCCGCTGATACCGGGCAGAATCATGGCGCAAATGGAAATTGATGCGCAGAGAAAAACAAACCAGAGTGTATCCGGGGTGGTGACGGGAATAAGTCCCACAAGAAAAAAACTGAACACCGCGCCCACGACACCAGAAATAACATTCTTAACAGAGAATTCCCCGACCCTTCTGCCGACAACCAGAATGGACGCGGCAATAAGTCCGAAGAAAAGGGACCAGACCTGTACCGGATGTGTTCCCAGCAGAACATGAATAATCTGGGCCATGGAGACCATAGCCATCACAATCCCGAACAGCAGGGGCAGCAAAAATTTTAAATGGGCTTCGGCAACAGCCCCGGTCAGATCAAACTTGAAAAGGCTTTTTATGAATTTTCCGTTAAAGGAACGGATTGAATCAATGAGATTATCATAGATTCCCGTGATAAAAGCCATGGTCCCGCCGGAAACACCGGGAATAATATCAGCCACCCCCATGCAGATACCTTTAAGTATAAGCACAAGGTAATCACGTAAGGATTCAGGCCCCGGACCTTTTTTCCAAGCTTGGATGAAATTCATTATGACCTACCAGCCCTGTTTACCAACCAGATCAACAAAGGCGCATCCGCCCATGTCGGTGGTTTCAATTTTTCCATCTGTTTTTGTAACCAGCATCAACCGCTGCACCCGTCTCTGTCCACCGACAGGGATAACCAGAATTCCGGGATCAGCCAGTTGATCTATGAGGTATTGAGGAATCTCAGGTCCACCAGCGGTGACAATTATACGGTCATAGGGAGCATTGTCAGGCCACCCCATAGTGCCGTCATCCAGTTTAACCTGAATATTGAAATATCTCAGGTCAAAAAGAAGCTTGCGCGCAGAAATGAAAAGTTTGCGTATCCTTTCCACAGTAAAAACATCCGCACCCATCTCTGCAAGTACCGCAGCCTGATAACCGGAACCGGTCCCGATCTCCAGCACCTTATGCCCCGGTTCGATTTTAAGCAATTCGGACATTACAGCTACAATATAGGGCTGGGAGATGGTCTGCCCTTCGCCGATGGGCAGGGCACTGTCAGAATATGCACGTGAAGCCAGGGCATCCTGCACAAACAGATGCCTTTGAACCTTACGCATGGCATCCAGAACATTATTATCAGCCACACCACGGGCTACAATCTGTTCGTCCACCATCTTCAATCTGGAACGCTTTGGGTCTATACGCACTTATCCCCCGTCAGGCATAGCCGATAACAGCAAGGCCTGAAAATTTATTTTTAACTATGAATTCCCGGACCGATAATAACATCCAGATTAATTCATTGTTTGCAGTTGAAAATCAGATTTTAGCGGTCAAGTCAACCAGAATGGCCCAAATTGATATTTAAAGCCGTTTTTTCCACATACATCTTGACACTAAAGCGACATAAAGAGAGATTATAGTAAGGACAAAAGGAGGACCACATGCTGAAAGTCGACGATCTCATGACAAAGGAACTGTTCACCCTTAGCGAATCTGATAATTTAAAAATGGCAAGGTCTCTAATGGACCTGCAACGTATCAGACATATCCCCATAGTAAACGACGACCGGGAATTCATCGGGCTTGTAACCCACCGTGATATCCTGCGTGCCACAATTTCTCAACTGGCGGACATTGACCCTGCCACGCAAGGCGAGATTGATTCCGGTATCCCTGTAGGGGAAATCATGCGGACCGACATCAAAACCATCACCGCCGAAACTTCCCTGAAAGAAGCTGCAACAATGCTTCTGAATCACAAATACGGTTGTTTCCCGGTAGTCAACAAAAAGAACGGACTGGTTGGAATCTTGACCGAAGCAGACTTCCTGAAGCTGACCATCAGCCTCATGGAAGCTCTTGAAAAAAACGACGATTAGACCGCAATCCTCCATATACTAAATAAAAAAAGAAGGAATTGAGATAATCTCAATTCCTTCTTTTTTTATATAAACTTTCGGTCCAACAAAAGATGCGAAAAGTACCCGGTGGCAAAAGCCACATAGTAAGGCAATAAAGTTGGAAAAGGCTGCCCGTACAAATAGTAGGGCAAAATCAACATAGGCATAGGCACCAACAACATAGCCCACCAGGTATGGGTCCAGCCACGATGAGCACTGATGCCGGGCAGCATGGCCAGCACCCCAAGATAAGCAGCCCATTTAAACCTCTCCAGATAAATCAGAGACAAAGCCAAAAGAAGCATGCCTGAATAAAAAATCCTCTTACCTTTTGAATCCGTATCAATATCCGGAAAAAGAGCTCCCAGCACGCAAAGTACGAACAATGAAATCACCTGCTCAGGATCGATGACGTACAGGCCGATATTCACCAGCCCCAGAAGAACCAAAGCTCCTGCAACAACGGAGCCACTAACATGAACCTTATATCCCGGCATATCATAACCACTTATTTTAAAAGAAATAAACTTAAAGCAAAACCTAAACTTTCTGTTTCTGCGTATATGGCATTACTACTTAGTTGTCCAACACCCAAATTGCCTTTACGAGCTGTAAACGAATCAGACTAAAACAATTTTCCCCTCTGCGCCGAAGACATAAAAAAAGAGTGCCTTTCCGCAAGGAAAGACACTCTTCGAGTGCATATTTGCAAATGCCTACATGGCGTCGCTGGCGTCAAGTTCCTCGATCTGTTTGTCGATTTCCTTTTGCAGCTTTGCGGGCAGGCCCATAATGTCAACATTCAGGAAGCCGCGCACGATGGTTGAGGTTGCTTCGTCCTCATCCATACCGCGGGCCATGAGATATTCAATCTCTTCCTGCGCAATTTTACCGACTGCGGCTTCATGGGAAAGCTCAACACCTTCCACGGTAGCTTCCAACTCAGGAACAGCGTGAATACGTCCGCCGCCGAGAATAAGTCCCTGACACTCGATATGTCCGCGTGCGGGAACATTGTTACCCTGAATATGGCCACGGGAAATAATGGTACCGCCAGTGGTGATAGTGCGGGAAATGGTTTCCGCTTTGGTGTTGGGTGCATTCTGAATGATCCGGGTTCCAGTATCGACATGGGAACCTTCAGGGGCAACCAAAACTGAATTGAAACGGGCAACAGAACCTTCACCGTTAAGGAAAATAGTCGGATATGACTTGAGATCCTTAACCCTTTTCATCAGCACGTAGTTGTTGATGAGTGTTCCGCCCTCTTCAACAACACCCATGGTGCTGGGACGGACAACAGTATTTTCACCCCAGTTATGAACCATGGTGAAAGTGAGTTTACCGCCCTTTTTAACGTAAAATTCGGACAGACCGAAATGTCCACCGGAAAACTTGTCGTGCGCAGCAGCACAACCGGTAATAATGTGCAGTTCGGAATCTTCCTCTACAACCACGATGTTGTGGATGTTCTGACCGGAATTCTCGGATTTGAGGAAGAGACAGGACTGGACGGGCTTTTCAATCTTGGCACCTTTCTTGGTACGTACAAAGTAACCGCCATGCAGATTATCTGCTGCGTTGCGGGTGAACTCGTCCTTGTCTTTATCAATGAGCTTGAAGTAGTAATCAGGCAGGCCGTCGTATTTATCAAGGGCCTTTTTGATATCCATGACTTCAACATCTTTATCATTAGTGCCGCAGTGTACGTTGGAGTGGTCAACCTGCATAAAGGTAGCACTGACGTCTGTAGCATCAACGTCAACACCGGCCATGATCAACTGCTCTTTTTCTTCAGCTTCAATTGAGGAAAGATCTTCAATTACTGCGTGTTCCAGACCATCAAATTTAAAATCGTTAAGATCAATTTTTTTCATGATATTTCTCCGTGGATTTACACTGCTAGTTCAGGCATTTCACGCATTCTTTGTATCCGTACTTACGGATATGCTCCAGAATATCGCGGGGTCTGGCTTCACAGCAGAGATGTCCGTTAAAAAGGACCTGTCCACGGTCAGCATTGATGTAATCCAGAATGTGTCCGGTATGGGTGATGATCAGTCCACAGGTATTTGTGCCCTTCTTCATCTTCTGCTCTTTCATGCTCAGATCAAGATTGGGCTTGATTTCACCATCAAGCAGGGTGCGGACCATTTTACCGATCAGGTGCATGTTTTCGAGGTCAACGCCGGATTCAGGCTCATCGAAAAGCAGCAGGCCGGGATTCTGGGCCATGAGCTGAAGCAGCTCCGAACGCTTGATTTCACCACCGGAAAAACCGGAGTTGATATCGCGGTCAAGAAAGTTGGTCATATTAACGCGCTGGGCCAGCATCTCTACATCCACATTGGAACCGTTACCGCACATCTTTACCAGATGACGTGTTTTCAGACCGTGGATGGTCGGGGGACGCTGAAAAGACATGCCTATGCCGAGACGGGCACGTTCATAAATGGGGGCGTAGGTGATATCTTCACCTTTAAAAGTAATCTTGCCCTGGGTAATCTCATAGTTACTGAAGCCCATAAGGGTCATGAGCAGGGAGGTCTTACCGGAACCGTTGGGCCCGAAAAGGATGAAAGTCTCCCCTTCTTTTATATGCAGGTTGAGGCCTTTGATGACCTCCTTGTCGCCGATACTGACGTGCAAATCTTCTATTTTAAGCATTGAAATTCCTCACTTTATAAGCGAAAAGCCAAAAATGGAGTTATTTAGTCGAATTAAGTACGCTTTGAAGAGCTAATAAAATTCACTTTTCAAGTCCAGAATAAATAATGATTAATTTCACAATATCCAGATTTAATGCCCAAACGCACGTTATGAAAAATGGTGACGACTCTGAAAAAGTCAAGGTACAAAATAGAAAAACTCAAATTTCCTGAATAGAAAGATTTACTTCGCGCCGGATAATGACTAATTTGATAGCTCATTTTTTCAGGAGAAATTTTTATGGCTAAGAAAAAAATGAGTTCCCTGTCAGACCTCAAGGGGCTCAAATTCAAAGAAGACAAGAAAGAAGAACATGTACCCAAGGCGGTCCGAAAGGCTCTTGAAGCTGTTAAGAAGAAGCCCGCCCCCATAGAGCCGGAAGAAAAGGAAATTGAAGTGGACGATGATCAGGCATTCATGGATGCCATGAACGGAGTTAAGCGCATGGATCGCTCTACCGTTGCCCCCCAGAAACCGAAGCCGACCCCGCCCCCTAAAATATCGGAAGATGAGGAAGGCAAGGAATACCTGAGCAGCCTTGTGTCCGGTAAAATAGAATTTGAACTGGAATATTCCGATGAATTCATGTTCGGCTATGTACGCGGAACCGATTCCAAGGTATTTCAAAAGCTCAAGGCCGGAGCCTTCAGTTATGAATCGCACATTGACCTGCACGGTATGAATTCCGAACAGGCTTTTGACAACCTGCTCTTTTTCATTCGCGAATCTTTTTTACAGGGCAACCGTTGTGTGCTGGCTGTGACCGGACGCGGTAAGAACTCACCGGGTGGACATTCCGTACTCAAGCGGGAAATTCAGGACTGGCTGACCCGCGATCCCTTCCGCCGCGTGGTGCTGGCTTTTTGTACTGCCCAGCCCAAAGACGGCGGCGCCGGAGCTTTATACATCCTGCTGCGCAAGCAGAAGAAAGTGCAAGGCAAGGTCAAATGGGATAAAGGCATTAATTGGGGAAAAGAATTTTAAGAATTGGTTGATGCGCTTCGCGCTTTTTGATGAATAGATTTGCCTCCGGCGGCCAGAGAAACTTTTTGATTCGCCACCTCCTGTGGCTCACCCCTTCGGGGCGTTGCCTTTCAGAAAACGTCCAAATCCGCTTTCCTGCGGATTTGTGGAAGAAGTTTCTCTGGACTCTTCAAAAACTTTTATTACGGCTTCGCCGGGTGTTATTTTAAAAGGATTCTTCGTGGAAATTTTTGATAATCCTGATCGTATTAAGCTGGCTTTTGGAATTCCGTTTTTTAATATGGATTTCAATGAGCTGATGCTGACCGTGGGAGAACGTGCCGGCGCGAAAGAAAAGACTATGATTTTCGCGCCCTCTTTCCCGTGGCTTATGGATTATGCCAAGTATCCCAATTTATGCCCGGATTGTGCAGACTTCATTCTTCCTACAGATTCGGAAATGGTCAGCTTAGCCGAAAAAGCTGAAATCAAGCTGAAAATGCCTTTGGAATATTTTGAAATCCCGGAACAAATCGCCCGCATCTGCGCCCACTACGGATTCAGCCTGCTCCATGTTTCTGAATCGGCACTGAAAACTGATATCCTTATCCGTGACGGCTACGTACCCCTGTCGTGGGACTTATTCACTAATTTTAAGACCACGGGCGATCTGGATGAAATTGATATACAATCAATTGTCGGCAGTGCTAATAATCTACGCCCGGACATTGTACTTATCTCAGCCCCGCCCGAATCCATCAGCAGTTGTGTACCTAAAATCTATGAACAGCTCCACAACTGTGTGCTGATTTGCGTCCCGCAGGATATGGACAAAAATAAAGTTGCGGACAAGCTGGATAACATCTTTATCCCGCTGCTGCTTCTACGCGAAGAGATTAATTTTCTGGACGAAATCAAACGCAAGGCTTCAATGGCCCTGCCATCTTCTGTGAGATTTGACGAAAGTAGCATTCCGCCGACAATTACAATCTCCGGCACCCTTGATGCGGGGATAACCCCTGATTTGATTCGCACCGGAACCCGTATGCTGAAACGCAATTTTTCCCCGGCACTGGATTTATCCGCAACCCATGCGACTTCAGTCAAAGGGATGGAAGCCCTGTGCTTCCTGAGCCGTAAATTCCGTGATGCCGGAAAAAAACTTCGCATATCCGAAATTTCAGATGAACTGCAAAATACCCTGCATAGTTCAGGCGTACTATCTTACTTTGTTGATTATCCCGGCATTCTGGACGATTTATAACCAAAAGTTCCCCTTCCCCAGCCGTCGGATACATCTTAAAGCATATTCACCGGGTCAAGATCCATGGTGATGCGAATCTGTTTTTTGTCAGGATTACGGCGCGATATTTGAGCGTAAAGCTCGCGGGTCTTCATCCAATCATCAGACTTAAGCAGACAGTTAAACCGCTTGCGTCCGCGCAACTGGGCCAACGGAGCGGGAACAGGTCCCATGGCCATAATTCCGGCCTCTTTTGCCGCATCGCGAATCATACTGAAAAATTGAGGACAGAGATGCTCCCCCTCCCAGCCCATGGGATGGCTGATGCGGATCAGAGTCAACTTGGTGAACGGCGGATAACGAAACCTGCGCCGCTTCTCAATTTCCTTCTCAAAAAATGTTTTGTAATCGGCAGAAGTTACCGCCCCCCAGATAGGATTCTGCGGGTTGCGGGTCTGGATAATGACCTCTCCGGGCTTCTCGCCCCTGCCCGCACGCCCGGAAACCTGCACCAGAAGCTGAAATGTTCGCTCGGCTGAACGGTAATCAGGCAGGTTAAGCCCCAGATCACCCTCGGAAACAACTACCAGCGTTACGCCGGGAAAGTTGTGCCCCTTGGAAAGCATCTGAGTACCGACCAGTACCTGCGCATCACCTCTGGCAAAACTCTTCAAAATTTCATCCAACCGTTCCTGCCTGCGGGTCGAATCGCGGTCCATGCGCAAAATTTTCGTTTCCGGCGGCAGAGCCTTGGCAACCTGCTCTTCAAGCCGCTCCGTACCGCCCCCCAAGGGCATGAGATTGCTCCCACCGCAAGTAGCGCACGGCAAAGGGAAATGATAGGCATTGCCGCAATAGTGGCAGATTACCCGCTCCCGTCCTTTGTGGTAGGTCATACTCACATTGCAATGCGGACACTTAAACGGTTCTTCGCAATCTGTGCAGTAAATGAGCGGAGAAAAACCACGGCGGTTAAGCATGACCACGGCCTGCTCTCCCCTCTCCACCACCTCTTTCAAACGGGCTTCTGTTTCCGGGGCAAAAGGCTCTTCCGGGTTCTTGATGGCACTGGTATCGACCACCTTGACCGCAGGAAGTACGGATTTGCCGACCCGTTTTTCCATGGAAATAACTTCAAAAGCACCCTGCTGCGCTGCGTGAAAAGTCTTAATGTCAGGGGTTGCCGAACCGAGAACCAGCAGACTTCCGGTCATATGGGCCAGCACATAGGCCACTTCCTTAGCTTGATAAGGCAATCGCTCTTCCTGCTTGTAGGATTCGTCATGCTCCTCATCAATAATTATCAGGCCGGGATTACGCACCGGAAGAAAGAGAGCCGAGCGGGTGCCGACGATCAGGGCCGGGCTGTCATCCTCGGCAAGTGCGCGGAAAATAGCTTCCTTGCGTACCGGGGTCTGGTAACCGTGATAAAGATATTTACGTGTTTCCGGAAACAGCGGGCAGATGCCGTTCCACAAAGCGTAGGCAAGAGCAATCTCCGGAACCAGCACAATTACAGACTTGCCCTGCTCCATGCATTTGCGGGCCGCAGTCATGTAGACGAGAGTCTTACCACTCCCGGTGATCCCGTGCAGCAGCTTAACCGCACTTTTAGGTTCATCAAGAGCCGCAAGCAGTTCATCAATGGCAAGCTGCTGTTGTTCCGAAGGGGTAAAGTCCCACTTAGGTCCGGTTGCAGCACACTTTTCTGACGGATTACGCTCTTCTTCAGGAGGCGGACCGATCTTGACCAGCGAATCGGAATGAAGCTTTTTAATCACTCCGTTGGTCCAGTCCCCCATGATATTTTTCAAAAATCCTTTTTCACGGGGACCGTTCTCAAAAATAAATTCCAGAATCTGCAACTGACGGGCAGCATTGGGACGCACAGGCCACGGAGGATCGGAAGTCAGGCTGACATATTCTTCCTTTTCAATGGAAGCAGGCAGACTTACATTCATCCGCCCTTCATCATAAATTTTGACCAGTTCCATACGCCGCTCCGAAGGAAGACGGGCAATATCCAGAGCCTTAAGCCTTGCAGGGAAAGAACGGTCTGCAACTTTAAAAGAGACCTTGGCACTGCGAAACCGCTTGGGAACAACATTCTCCAGCACCTTACCCAAGGGCTGCATCTGGCGGGCACCGATGTTGCGGTAGAGCTTGAAGTGATTGGAA is drawn from Desulfovibrio sp. JC022 and contains these coding sequences:
- a CDS encoding anti-sigma factor antagonist; this translates as MEIFDNPDRIKLAFGIPFFNMDFNELMLTVGERAGAKEKTMIFAPSFPWLMDYAKYPNLCPDCADFILPTDSEMVSLAEKAEIKLKMPLEYFEIPEQIARICAHYGFSLLHVSESALKTDILIRDGYVPLSWDLFTNFKTTGDLDEIDIQSIVGSANNLRPDIVLISAPPESISSCVPKIYEQLHNCVLICVPQDMDKNKVADKLDNIFIPLLLLREEINFLDEIKRKASMALPSSVRFDESSIPPTITISGTLDAGITPDLIRTGTRMLKRNFSPALDLSATHATSVKGMEALCFLSRKFRDAGKKLRISEISDELQNTLHSSGVLSYFVDYPGILDDL
- the priA gene encoding primosomal protein N', with the translated sequence MTTLWQACLASPPYSIYTYEAPADLPELMEGQRVLVPLGRSVRVAFLIETVDNLPENVELKSVIWPLEREPLLNSNHFKLYRNIGARQMQPLGKVLENVVPKRFRSAKVSFKVADRSFPARLKALDIARLPSERRMELVKIYDEGRMNVSLPASIEKEEYVSLTSDPPWPVRPNAARQLQILEFIFENGPREKGFLKNIMGDWTNGVIKKLHSDSLVKIGPPPEEERNPSEKCAATGPKWDFTPSEQQQLAIDELLAALDEPKSAVKLLHGITGSGKTLVYMTAARKCMEQGKSVIVLVPEIALAYALWNGICPLFPETRKYLYHGYQTPVRKEAIFRALAEDDSPALIVGTRSALFLPVRNPGLIIIDEEHDESYKQEERLPYQAKEVAYVLAHMTGSLLVLGSATPDIKTFHAAQQGAFEVISMEKRVGKSVLPAVKVVDTSAIKNPEEPFAPETEARLKEVVERGEQAVVMLNRRGFSPLIYCTDCEEPFKCPHCNVSMTYHKGRERVICHYCGNAYHFPLPCATCGGSNLMPLGGGTERLEEQVAKALPPETKILRMDRDSTRRQERLDEILKSFARGDAQVLVGTQMLSKGHNFPGVTLVVVSEGDLGLNLPDYRSAERTFQLLVQVSGRAGRGEKPGEVIIQTRNPQNPIWGAVTSADYKTFFEKEIEKRRRFRYPPFTKLTLIRISHPMGWEGEHLCPQFFSMIRDAAKEAGIMAMGPVPAPLAQLRGRKRFNCLLKSDDWMKTRELYAQISRRNPDKKQIRITMDLDPVNML